A genomic region of Ictalurus furcatus strain D&B chromosome 29, Billie_1.0, whole genome shotgun sequence contains the following coding sequences:
- the synpo2b gene encoding synaptopodin-2 — protein sequence MEHLPQTKGKGVLMFARRRQRIDEIAAEHEELRSKGIPVEAFVEPEIDVSSKPPPQEDIPHVQQNEQIKQQIKYQDHQTQQQIFHQPNTGINGLDSWQDSSASKPLVSNRTAKPFLIGLNQSPTQFSPVRNVPSPTVKKSENIFKVPVPVNTSPQVWSPTGDIIASRDERIVVPAIKTVILPEMKRRGTNKANSKEPPEDDYFSLGAEACNFMQAPTIRQKHPPPVLPKPTINPHCPPWSAEDNATHSPLTPSSPLPAQQIWVPPQPQPATKPWAPSPTRPMPQQHVSDHLPTKPSASYKPTWSSESQQALATASPSQSKFPWTKSQVDTSSVVSCPPQRASSYVRPSKAPPISSISEIGSSDGPVLKGKGAELFARRQSRMEKFIVDAETVQANIARSPSPTMSMPSTWKYSSNVRAPPPVSYNPIVSPFYPPAAQKQSPATSSNMKPKGNKEKLKTAPKILSVMDVMKHQPYQLDSSLFTYSSNAEAKVSSPKTSPIPPAESKRTQVHSTTYLQASSPVQSTGSAQSFQQGALAKPSGPLYSRSRSMSLPWRHSSMSTVSPVSSPGSHPSHGLVDRQMSWAERPTAPRSPLCLVSEGFASENVQNPTSSGFHSAVHRRSLSEEKPVVYGPPFRPAQPLPLGNRYTTTCSLPRNFSPHSEYSQTHRVSWRM from the exons ATGGAGCACCTTCCACAGACAAAAGGCAAAGGGGTTTTGATGTTTGCAAGACGCCGTCAAAGGATTGATGAAATTGCTGCAGAACATGAGGAGCTGAGGAGTAAAGGCATACCTGTGGAAGCTTTTGTGGAACCTGAGATAGATGTATCTTCAAAGCCTCCACCTCAGGAGGACATTCCTCATGTccagcaaaatgaacaaatcaaacagcaAATAAAGTATCAGGATCATCAAACTCAACAGCAGATCTTTCATCAGCCAAACACTGGTATAAATGGTCTAGATTCCTGGCAAGATTCTTCAGCATCCAAACCCCTCGTGTCCAATAGAACAGCTAAGCCTTTTCTGATTGGTCTAAATCAATCCCCAACACAATTTTCTCCAGTTAGAAATGTCCCAAGCCCAACAgtgaaaaaatctgaaaatattttcaaagtTCCTGTTCCAGTAAACACAAGCCCACAGGTGTGGTCACCCACAGGAGATATAATCGCCTCTCGTGATGAAAGGATTGTGGTACCAGCTATCAAGACCGTAATTCTGCCCGAAATGAAAAGAAGAGGAACAAATAAAGCCAACTCTAAAGAACCTCCAGAGGATGACTACTTCAGTCTTGGTGCAGAGGCGTGCAATTTCATGCAAGCTCCAACCATCAGACAAAAACACCCTCCACCAGTCCTTCCCAAGCCTACAATCAACCCACATTGTCCACCATGGTCTGCAGAAGATAATGCCACCCACAGTCCCCTTACACCATCAAGTCCTCTTCCAGCACAACAGATCTGGGTTCCACCTCAACCTCAGCCAGCTACCAAACCCTGGGCTCCTTCACCAACTCGGCCCATGCCACAGCAGCATGTGTCTGACCATTTACCAACCAAACCATCGGCTTCATATAAGCCTACCTGGTCATCAGAATCACAACAGGCACTCGCCACTGCATCTCCCTCACAGTCAAAGTTCCCATGGACTAAGTCTCAAGTTGATACCAGTTCTGTGGTTTCCTGTCCACCCCAACGAGCAAGCTCTTATGTCCGTCCATCCAAAGCTCCACCAATTTCTTCAATCTCAGAAATAGGGTCCTCAGATGGCCCAGTGCTTAAGGGGAAAGGTGCAGAACTTTTTGCTAGGCGACAGTCACGTATGGAGAAGTTTATAGTAGATGCTGAGACGGTCCAGGCCAACATAGCCAGATCCCCCTCACCCACAATGTCCATGCCAAGCACCTGGAAATATTCTTCCAATGTCCGAGCCCCTCCTCCTGTCTCCTATAACCCCATAGTGTCCCCTTTCTACCCTCCAGCAGCACAGAAACAATCTCCTGCAACGAGCTCAAATATGAAGCCCAAAGGAAACAAGGAGAAACTAAAGACAGCACCAAAAATTCTCAGTGTTATGGATGTGATGAAGCATCAGCCATACCAGCTGGACTCATCCCTCTTCACCTACAGCTCCAACGCTGAAGCCAAGGTTTCGAGCCCCAAAACATCCCCCATTCCTCCTGCagagtccaagagaacccaggTCCATAGCACTACCTATCTGCAAGCCTCATCCCCTGTCCAGTCTACAGGAAGTGCCCAGTCTTTTCAGCAAGGTGCACTGGCCAAACCCAGTGGACCG CTCTACAGCCGGAGCCGCTCCATGTCTCTGCCCTGGAGACACTCCTCCATGTCCACTGTGTCTCCGGTGTCCAGTCCAGGTTCCCATCCCAGCCATGGACTCGTGGACAGGCAGATGTCCTGGGCTGAACGTCCTACAGCTCCTCGGAGCCCCCTGTGCCTGGTCAGTGAAGGCTTTGCCTCGGAAAATGTCCAGAATCCTACGAGCAGCGGTTTCCACTCAGCTGTGCACAGGAGGTCATTGTCGGAGGAGAAGCCGGTGGTGTACGGTCCACCGTTCAGACCAGCGCAGCCTCTTCCCCTCGGCAACAGATACACCACGACCTGTTCTCTTCCCAGGAATTTCTCCCCTCACTCCGAGTATTCCCAAACACACCGAGTCAGCTGGAGGATGTAG